In Patescibacteria group bacterium, the genomic stretch AACATAGTTATTAACTATGATCGATCTGAAACAGCTTCAAAAAGAAATTTACGACAACAAGGTGGCGAAGGAGTTTAACGTGACGGACATCCCCCTCGAATTCGGATATACCTACGAAGAGCTTGCAGAAGCGTTTAAAGCGTACCGCAAACAACTGCCGGATCTCGGAGAAGAGCTAGCGGATGTTATTATCTATCTTCTGGGACTCGCCGCTCTTTTGCACATTGACATGGAAAAGGAACTGCTGAA encodes the following:
- a CDS encoding MazG-like family protein; the encoded protein is MIDLKQLQKEIYDNKVAKEFNVTDIPLEFGYTYEELAEAFKAYRKQLPDLGEELADVIIYLLGLAALLHIDMEKELLNKVDKNKKREYAMVHGKHVRTKEG